The following are encoded in a window of Thermomicrobiales bacterium genomic DNA:
- a CDS encoding ABC transporter substrate-binding protein, with the protein MVVIDKEQVRLLEARLRGIGVDRRSFLKFASAAMAAPMVGSILAACGGDDDEPAATTAPAEATTAPTEAPAEATEAPAEATEAPAEATEAPAEPTEAPAEPTEDSSTGSIDAEQILHTIGARQEPASNDFNADLYCGGTASIWSGLLTYDADLIPIPDWAERWEPNDDASMWTFYLRKDNKGFSNGDPVTADTFIGSWARLLNPETKGAYASILFDIVGAEDINLNGADPSTLGCRAVDDWTLEVDMVGPRGMFPVIAGYAACFPTHLPSAAKGGNFTDPAEAGGPVISNGAFVLTEWKHDEYLTLERNPNYWDTDIILETVDWKIVPAEQGMLPYEAGEVDWAVVPGADLPRIQSDPVMKDELQKWVEPLIWKILPGTNVTPFDDIELRRALQHAVDKERLNTLTNGGGDPAYCLVPPGVFGYFGEEFKDYSDFDLDKVKEHLDASTYAGQDLPKVTMILRNEAQLNSTIMAEDVSAQLLENMNLQVELQIMDFQPFRDLQFQNNYEMCWIRWYYDYPDPNNGYFDMFYSNKETGKRQAWSNPEFDDWTIKGKEAADPEDRLDAYRNCERLMNEDVAYVPIVYRNAYDVYKPWMKGVPVNKQGYWIPNGNIFVSMYNRVYMEGRPA; encoded by the coding sequence ATGGTTGTAATCGATAAGGAACAGGTTCGTCTCCTGGAAGCGCGCCTACGCGGGATCGGTGTTGACCGCCGATCGTTCCTGAAGTTCGCGTCGGCCGCGATGGCTGCGCCAATGGTCGGCTCGATTCTCGCTGCCTGCGGCGGTGACGACGACGAGCCAGCAGCAACAACAGCCCCGGCTGAGGCGACAACTGCCCCGACCGAGGCTCCTGCAGAGGCGACTGAGGCTCCTGCGGAGGCGACCGAAGCCCCGGCGGAGGCGACCGAGGCTCCCGCAGAGCCAACCGAGGCCCCGGCGGAGCCGACAGAAGATTCTTCGACCGGCAGTATCGACGCCGAGCAGATTCTGCACACAATCGGTGCTCGCCAGGAACCGGCCTCCAATGATTTCAACGCTGACCTGTATTGCGGCGGTACTGCCTCGATCTGGTCTGGCTTGCTGACATACGATGCCGACCTGATTCCTATCCCCGACTGGGCCGAGCGGTGGGAGCCAAACGACGACGCGTCGATGTGGACCTTCTACCTGCGCAAGGACAACAAGGGCTTCTCCAACGGTGACCCTGTTACAGCCGATACGTTCATCGGCTCGTGGGCGCGCCTGCTCAATCCGGAGACAAAGGGGGCCTACGCCTCGATTCTGTTCGACATCGTCGGAGCTGAGGACATCAACCTCAACGGCGCAGATCCGAGCACGCTCGGCTGCCGTGCCGTCGACGACTGGACACTTGAAGTCGACATGGTTGGCCCGCGCGGTATGTTCCCGGTTATCGCCGGTTATGCCGCCTGCTTCCCGACCCACCTGCCATCGGCTGCCAAGGGCGGCAACTTCACCGACCCGGCCGAGGCCGGCGGACCGGTTATCTCCAACGGCGCATTCGTGCTGACCGAGTGGAAACACGACGAGTATCTGACGCTCGAGCGCAACCCGAACTACTGGGACACGGACATCATCCTTGAAACGGTCGACTGGAAGATCGTTCCAGCCGAGCAGGGCATGCTGCCGTACGAGGCCGGCGAGGTCGACTGGGCGGTCGTCCCGGGCGCAGACCTCCCGCGCATCCAGTCCGATCCGGTTATGAAGGACGAGCTCCAGAAGTGGGTCGAGCCGCTGATCTGGAAGATCCTGCCGGGCACGAACGTGACGCCGTTCGACGACATCGAGCTGCGCCGCGCCCTGCAGCACGCGGTCGACAAGGAGCGCCTGAACACCCTGACCAACGGTGGTGGCGACCCGGCCTACTGCCTGGTCCCGCCGGGCGTGTTCGGCTACTTCGGCGAGGAGTTCAAGGACTATTCGGACTTCGACCTGGACAAGGTCAAGGAGCATCTGGACGCGTCAACGTACGCCGGCCAGGATCTGCCGAAGGTCACGATGATCCTCCGCAACGAGGCCCAGCTGAACTCCACCATCATGGCCGAGGACGTCTCGGCGCAGCTCCTGGAGAACATGAACCTGCAGGTCGAGCTGCAAATCATGGACTTCCAGCCGTTCCGTGACCTGCAATTCCAGAACAACTACGAGATGTGCTGGATTCGCTGGTACTACGACTATCCGGATCCGAACAACGGCTACTTCGACATGTTCTACTCCAACAAGGAGACCGGCAAGCGCCAGGCATGGTCGAATCCGGAGTTCGATGACTGGACGATCAAGGGTAAGGAAGCAGCCGACCCCGAAGATCGACTGGACGCCTATCGGAACTGCGAGCGCCTCATGAACGAGGACGTGGCCTACGTTCCGATCGTGTATCGCAACGCCTACGACGTCTACAAGCCATGGATGAAGGGTGTCCCCGTTAACAAGCAGGGCTACTGGATTCCGAACGGCAATATCTTTGTGTCGATGTACAACCGCGTGTACATGGAGGGCCGGCCGGCCTGA